Proteins encoded in a region of the Oscillospiraceae bacterium MB24-C1 genome:
- a CDS encoding fructose-1,6-bisphosphatase, giving the protein MTMHLEKSGLINDQMAFLRLLSKQFPNIQSVCTEIINLKAILDLPKGTEHFISDLHGEYEAVAHILNNASGVIRDKIDELYSESSSDEERSKLATLIYYPQHKLELLKSEHQDDLDEWYHDTLVKLIDICRVVASKYTRSKVRKALPVDFAYIIDELLHADHYEKNKENYYGRIFSTIVDVGRADAFIGALSSLIKRLAVDQLHIIGDIYDRGPGAEDIMQMLMGHHAVDIVWGNHDMLWMAAAAGNEACIANVLNVSLSYANVDTLENGYGISLRALTTFAEKTYGDSMAFKPKVLEQDKIGLNDVELVAKLRKAAAVMQMKLEGQIIARHPEYDMDERMMLDKINFTEGTVTIKGMTYPLRDTDFPTIDPESPYELTEEERQLMTSLKDSFIRSDKLQAHMRFLFEHGSFYRCFNSNLLFHGCVPLNRDGSFERFEFDGKRLWGKRLFDFCEHKVREGYFGTRGTKEKRDGEDFMWWLWCGKNSPVFGRTRMTTFERMLVEDKASHEEPKNHYYHYMNDPKVIANIFEEFGLDPEVSHIINGHIPVKSKDGESPIKCGGKLLTIDGGFCKAYQKTTGIAGYTLIYNSYGMRLVSHGPFKGIGQAVQQNTDILSKTDIFEVATRRKLVADTDIGMELRGQIDTLSLLLEAYHSGAMPQLSR; this is encoded by the coding sequence GTTTTTGCGCTTATTATCCAAACAATTTCCTAATATTCAGTCGGTTTGCACCGAAATAATTAATCTCAAGGCTATTTTGGATCTTCCCAAGGGTACCGAGCATTTTATTAGCGATCTGCATGGCGAATACGAGGCAGTTGCACATATCCTCAATAACGCGTCTGGCGTTATCCGTGATAAGATTGACGAGCTTTACAGCGAGAGCAGCTCGGACGAAGAACGTTCAAAGCTGGCGACGCTTATTTATTATCCGCAACACAAGCTGGAGCTGCTAAAATCCGAACATCAGGACGATCTCGACGAATGGTATCACGATACGCTGGTCAAGCTAATAGATATCTGCCGAGTAGTGGCTTCAAAGTATACCCGCTCCAAGGTGCGAAAAGCGCTACCCGTTGATTTTGCCTACATCATCGACGAGCTGTTGCATGCTGACCACTATGAGAAAAACAAAGAGAATTATTACGGACGCATTTTCTCCACAATTGTCGATGTGGGCAGGGCCGATGCGTTCATTGGGGCGCTTTCGAGCCTGATTAAACGTTTGGCGGTCGATCAACTGCATATCATCGGCGATATTTACGACCGTGGGCCGGGCGCTGAGGACATTATGCAGATGCTGATGGGCCACCACGCGGTGGATATTGTCTGGGGTAACCACGACATGCTTTGGATGGCTGCTGCTGCAGGTAACGAGGCTTGCATCGCCAACGTGCTGAATGTTTCGCTTTCTTATGCGAATGTCGACACGCTGGAAAATGGCTACGGCATCAGCCTGCGCGCCCTGACGACCTTCGCCGAAAAGACCTATGGCGATTCAATGGCATTTAAGCCCAAGGTGCTCGAACAGGATAAAATCGGCTTAAACGATGTCGAACTGGTAGCAAAGCTGCGTAAGGCAGCTGCCGTCATGCAGATGAAGCTTGAGGGGCAGATCATTGCGCGCCACCCCGAATATGATATGGATGAGCGCATGATGCTTGATAAGATTAACTTTACCGAGGGCACGGTGACCATCAAGGGCATGACTTACCCGCTACGTGACACCGATTTCCCCACCATCGACCCTGAGTCGCCTTATGAGTTGACCGAAGAAGAGCGTCAGCTCATGACCTCACTGAAGGATTCCTTTATCCGGAGCGACAAACTTCAGGCGCATATGCGGTTCTTGTTTGAGCATGGCAGCTTCTACCGCTGCTTCAATTCCAACCTGCTGTTCCACGGGTGTGTGCCGCTTAATCGCGACGGCTCGTTTGAACGGTTTGAGTTTGATGGCAAGCGCCTGTGGGGCAAGCGTCTGTTTGACTTTTGCGAGCATAAGGTGCGCGAGGGCTATTTTGGTACCCGCGGCACAAAAGAGAAGCGCGACGGTGAAGACTTTATGTGGTGGCTGTGGTGCGGCAAAAATTCGCCGGTATTCGGCAGAACCCGTATGACCACTTTTGAGCGCATGCTGGTGGAGGACAAAGCCTCGCACGAGGAGCCGAAGAACCACTATTATCACTACATGAATGACCCCAAAGTGATTGCCAATATTTTTGAAGAATTCGGGCTCGACCCCGAAGTATCACACATTATCAACGGGCATATTCCGGTGAAATCTAAGGATGGCGAAAGCCCGATCAAATGCGGCGGTAAGCTGCTGACCATCGACGGAGGCTTCTGCAAGGCTTATCAGAAGACGACCGGCATCGCAGGCTATACACTTATCTACAACTCCTATGGGATGCGGCTGGTGTCACACGGGCCGTTTAAGGGCATTGGCCAGGCGGTGCAGCAAAACACCGACATTTTATCCAAAACAGATATTTTCGAAGTAGCAACCCGACGCAAGCTGGTGGCTGATACAGATATTGGCATGGAGTTGCGCGGTCAGATTGATACCCTCTCGCTGCTGCTTGAGGCGTACCACTCCGGCGCAATGCCGCAGCTTTCGCGCTGA
- a CDS encoding TraX family protein, with the protein MRPRQGFSGTALQVMAVLSMTGDHIGAVMMRDGQIAWATVLRDMPALFALRAIGRAAFPIFAFLLAQGMVHTRSRKRFILRLAVFALLSELPFDLAFYGVGFYPHHQNIFFTLCLGAVCIALLDYGGRAFGVFAAMGMALIAQLLYTDYAALGVLTVLMFWLLAQKGRLGVVVVLLLFAGSFLIYDQWVNLFCLLSLPLLLCYNGTRGGPAGLVGKSIRKWGFYFYYPLHLLVLSALAGR; encoded by the coding sequence ATGCGACCGCGGCAAGGCTTTTCCGGCACGGCGCTGCAAGTAATGGCAGTGCTAAGTATGACCGGAGATCATATCGGGGCAGTTATGATGCGCGACGGGCAGATTGCGTGGGCCACAGTGCTGCGTGACATGCCAGCCCTATTTGCGCTGCGCGCCATCGGACGCGCAGCTTTCCCCATTTTTGCATTTTTGCTGGCGCAAGGCATGGTGCATACCCGCAGTCGTAAACGCTTCATTCTGCGACTGGCGGTGTTTGCCTTATTATCAGAGCTGCCATTCGATTTGGCGTTTTATGGCGTTGGTTTTTACCCCCACCATCAAAACATTTTTTTTACACTTTGCCTGGGTGCTGTCTGCATTGCGCTTTTAGATTATGGCGGTAGGGCGTTTGGTGTTTTTGCCGCCATGGGTATGGCTCTGATTGCGCAGCTTTTGTACACCGATTACGCTGCACTGGGCGTGTTAACCGTTTTAATGTTTTGGTTACTTGCACAAAAAGGACGGTTGGGCGTTGTCGTTGTGCTGCTGCTTTTTGCCGGCAGCTTTTTGATATACGACCAGTGGGTCAATTTATTTTGTTTGCTTAGCCTACCGTTGCTATTGTGCTATAATGGCACGCGTGGTGGACCGGCCGGTCTGGTAGGTAAATCGATCAGAAAATGGGGCTTTTATTTTTACTATCCGTTACATTTGTTGGTACTGTCCGCACTGGCGGGACGTTAA